In a single window of the Nicotiana tomentosiformis chromosome 10, ASM39032v3, whole genome shotgun sequence genome:
- the LOC138900171 gene encoding uncharacterized protein codes for MAPQYQAPAVPPVGVVQPVVAAQAGDRHVMSSVALLRLDKFTKLFPVHFNGTPTEEPQDYLDRCHEVLRNMGIVESNGVDFVVFHMTGSAKRRSHISWGWGAQTPTAQAHGQAAAVYQTQREELRFQFEQLQQGRMSVTDYKVRFSDLSRHALMILPIEPERVQRFVADLHTGIQATMAREVEIGASYKLVVEIAHRIKGVCQWSRE; via the exons atggctcctcagtatcaggctccagcagtcccgccagttggggtagttcagccagttgttgcggcacaggccggtgatagacATGTCATGTCTTCTGtggccttattgagattggacaagtttactaagctctttccagttcacttcaatgGTACACCTACTGAGGaaccacaggattatcttgaccgctgccatgaggtgttgcggaacatgggaatagttgAAAGCAATGGAGTCGATTTTGTTGTGTTTCatatgactggttctgccaagag ACGCAGCCACATCTCATGGGGgtggggagcacagacccctaccgcgcaggctcatgggcaggcagctgctgtatatcagacccag agggaagagttacggtttcagtttgagcagctccagcagggtcggatgtcagtgaccgattataagGTGAGGTTCTCTgatttatctcgccatgcacttatgatactccctattgagccagagagagtgcagaggtttgttgcagatttacatactggcattcaggccactatggctcgagaggttgagataggtGCTTCTTAtaagctagtcgtggagatagcccatAGGATTAAGGGTGTGTGTCAGTGGAGCCGAGagtag